The Chitinophagales bacterium genome has a segment encoding these proteins:
- a CDS encoding sugar O-acetyltransferase translates to MTEKQKMLNGNHYNTRDNELIADYHHAKKWLQQFNHAASDDATLKENCLKQLLQFKGNGVWIEAPFYCDYGYNIAIGNNSFINANCVFLDSNLITIGKNALIAPSVQIYTATHPLKATERIINDRYITYALPVAIGDNVWIGGNTIIFPGVTIGNNVTIGAGSVVTKNIPDNVLAYGNPCKIIKEI, encoded by the coding sequence AATGAACTAATTGCAGACTATCATCATGCTAAAAAGTGGCTACAACAATTTAATCACGCTGCTTCAGATGATGCCACACTTAAAGAAAATTGTTTAAAGCAATTACTGCAATTCAAAGGAAATGGTGTTTGGATAGAAGCTCCTTTCTATTGCGATTATGGTTATAATATTGCTATTGGCAACAACTCATTTATCAATGCCAATTGCGTTTTTCTAGATAGCAATTTAATTACCATAGGAAAAAATGCACTTATTGCTCCAAGCGTACAAATTTATACAGCAACGCATCCATTAAAAGCTACAGAAAGAATAATTAATGATAGGTACATTACTTATGCATTACCAGTTGCTATTGGCGATAATGTTTGGATTGGTGGCAATACTATAATTTTTCCTGGCGTTACCATTGGCAATAATGTTACTATTGGAGCAGGAAGCGTAGTAACTAAAAATATACCAGATAATGTGTTGGCTTATGGTAATCCTTGTAAAATTATTAAAGAAATATAA